A genomic region of Dermacentor andersoni chromosome 9, qqDerAnde1_hic_scaffold, whole genome shotgun sequence contains the following coding sequences:
- the LOC129380177 gene encoding uncharacterized protein produces the protein MGVEDTASSHRWRELDKTERYSTGLVIFCLLGMLPLLFTIAVLGFFLFTQEPAPNIPPPATASKVPSITAGPLLWEQAARNEFPCGTNECRSLSERLRLQVKFTADPCDDFYDYVCGRYWGDVNGALSEVNAVMRSYTIASIGETTVPATGQKAWHKAAGLFKACVALASSHRSEVGDLTAWLATLGLNLSNLNPSVDPVDMIVRSSLDFGIEAVFAVRASERSFIERKRSIETGRDVKE, from the exons ATGGGAGTCGAAGACACCGCGTCTAGCCACAGATGGCGAGAGTTGGACAAGACCGAAAGATATTCCACTGGGCTGGTCATTTTCTGCTTGCTCGGAATGCTGCCACTGCTCTTCACCATCGCCGTATTGGGTTTCTTCTTGTTCACCCAAGAACCGGCG CCCAACATACCACCGCCCGCCACTGCGTCGAAGGTGCCGTCGATCACCGCCGGACCCTTGCTTTGGGAGCAAGCGGCGAGAAACGAGTTCCCGTGCGGCACGAACGAGTGCCGTTCGTTGAGCGAGCGGCTCAGACTGCAGGTGAAATTCACCGCCGACCCGTGCGACGACTTCTACGACTACGTGTGCGGCAGATACTGGGGCGACGTGAACGGCGCCCTCTCGGAG GTGAATGCAGTCATGCGAAGTTACACCATTGCGTCCATTGGCGAGACGACGGTGCCGGCTACGGGGCAGAAGGCCTGGCATAAGGCTGCGGGACTCTTCAAGGCTTGCGTGGCGCTGGCCTCGTCGCACCGCAGCGAG GTGGGTGACTTGACTGCGTGGCTAGCGACCCTGGGCTTGAACCTGAGCAACTTGAACCCTTCGGTCGACCCCGTGGACATGATAGTGCGCTCCTCACTTGATTTTGGCATCGAGGCTGTCTTCGCTGTCAGGGCCTCTGAGCGCTCGTTCATCGAAAGGAAACGGTCTATCGAG ACAGGACGTGACGTCAAGGAGTGA